One genomic window of Fusobacterium sp. includes the following:
- a CDS encoding response regulator transcription factor: MKNILIIEDEKKIRRYLQLELEHEKYSVDTAQDGEEGIEKFKNNFYDIILLDLMMPKFSGEEVCRIIRKTSDIPIIILTAKDQTLNKVELLDMGADDYLTKPFEIEELFARIRVALRNKSNFINTDYIYYDILKLDLKTNALYKSEKEISLTKTEYNLFHYLLLNKELVVSREKILNEVWGYDYMGEEKIVDVYINALRKKIDYDENKFIHTVRGFGYVLKKEDKKRG, translated from the coding sequence ATGAAAAATATCTTGATAATAGAGGATGAAAAGAAAATAAGAAGATATCTGCAGCTGGAATTGGAACATGAAAAATACTCAGTTGATACAGCTCAAGATGGAGAAGAAGGAATAGAAAAATTTAAAAATAATTTCTATGATATTATTCTTCTTGATCTTATGATGCCAAAATTTTCTGGGGAAGAAGTATGCAGAATAATACGAAAAACTTCTGATATTCCTATCATCATTCTCACAGCTAAAGATCAAACATTAAATAAAGTAGAACTTTTAGATATGGGAGCTGATGATTACCTTACTAAACCCTTTGAAATTGAAGAATTATTTGCAAGAATAAGAGTTGCTTTAAGAAATAAATCTAATTTTATCAATACAGATTACATATATTATGATATATTGAAATTAGACCTTAAAACTAATGCTCTATACAAAAGTGAAAAAGAAATTTCTCTCACTAAAACTGAGTATAATCTTTTTCATTATCTTTTATTAAATAAAGAATTAGTTGTATCACGTGAAAAAATACTTAATGAAGTATGGGGATATGACTATATGGGCGAGGAAAAAATAGTTGATGTCTATATCAATGCTTTAAGAAAAAAAATTGATTATGATGAAAATAAGTTTATTCATACAGTAAGAGGCTTTGGATATGTATTAAAAAAAGAGGATAAAAAGAGAGGTTAA
- a CDS encoding HAMP domain-containing sensor histidine kinase — MKKLSDELQKSHYILVFIFSFSCLGLLYIFASYMIKVSSADITTTNIFIDYELNEFTEKLEKNIPIDELFKGALEECPKIDNVFVIFTYQGKIYSNSEIYPKELQLKDQDKIQNIGFYDYQSLHRTIYINGIDPIDLKIIKDLKGDKLIFFRSIGIAGVWIIFTLIIGIYISKKFYNKFIPPLRNIQEITNKINLDSLDTDVKTENNFIEFISIIHSYKNMLNRLKKQTDAQIDFVNSASHELKTPIFIIGGYVDLIKRWGASDKNILMESLDSIEDETKNMSILVTKLLFLAKDNKDNLDFQKIFISDVLKEIIGHLKLVYPKQEINFIPNNVIIYSDPYLIKQLFLNLMENAVKYGLNYPIDILVSQSNNVTITIEDHGMGISKEDVEHIFDRFFRVDKARSRNMGSHGLGLSIVKNIIEVLKGDLEIKSKLNKGTTVHVTLPFSLK; from the coding sequence ATGAAAAAATTATCAGATGAACTCCAAAAAAGTCATTATATTCTTGTATTTATATTCTCATTTTCATGTCTTGGTCTTCTGTACATATTTGCTTCATACATGATAAAAGTTTCAAGTGCAGATATAACAACAACAAATATATTCATAGACTATGAATTAAATGAATTTACTGAAAAATTAGAAAAAAATATTCCTATTGATGAATTATTTAAAGGAGCTCTGGAAGAATGTCCTAAAATAGATAATGTTTTTGTTATATTCACTTATCAGGGAAAAATATACTCCAATAGTGAAATATATCCAAAAGAATTACAATTAAAAGATCAAGATAAAATACAAAATATAGGTTTCTATGATTACCAATCTCTTCATAGAACAATTTATATTAATGGAATTGACCCTATTGATCTAAAAATAATAAAAGATCTCAAAGGAGATAAACTTATATTTTTTAGGTCTATAGGAATAGCGGGTGTATGGATTATTTTCACTTTGATTATTGGTATATACATATCAAAAAAATTCTATAACAAATTTATTCCTCCTTTAAGAAATATTCAGGAGATAACAAATAAAATTAATCTTGATTCCTTAGATACTGATGTAAAAACAGAAAATAATTTTATTGAATTTATTTCCATTATACATTCATATAAAAATATGCTCAACAGATTAAAAAAACAAACTGATGCTCAAATAGATTTTGTAAATAGTGCTTCTCATGAGCTCAAAACCCCTATCTTTATAATTGGAGGATATGTAGATTTAATAAAAAGATGGGGTGCATCTGACAAAAATATATTAATGGAGTCTTTAGATTCTATTGAAGATGAGACTAAAAATATGAGTATATTAGTTACTAAGCTTCTATTTCTAGCTAAAGATAATAAGGACAATCTTGATTTTCAAAAGATATTTATATCTGATGTTCTTAAAGAAATAATAGGACATCTCAAATTAGTATATCCAAAACAGGAAATAAATTTTATTCCAAATAATGTAATAATATATTCTGATCCTTACCTTATAAAACAGCTTTTTCTTAATTTAATGGAAAATGCTGTAAAATATGGATTGAATTATCCCATTGATATACTTGTATCCCAAAGCAATAATGTTACAATAACTATTGAAGATCACGGAATGGGAATAAGCAAAGAAGATGTGGAGCATATCTTTGACAGATTCTTCAGAGTTGATAAAGCAAGAAGCAGAAATATGGGAAGTCATGGATTAGGATTATCAATTGTTAAAAATATAATAGAAGTGTTGAAGGGTGACCTTGAAATAAAAAGTAAGCTAAATAAAGGAACTACTGTACATGTCACCTTACCTTTTTCACTAAAATAA